A segment of the Streptomyces sp. NBC_00376 genome:
CGATCGCCACCACGGACGCGTCGAGCTGGACCATGAAGAGGCCGAAGGCGACCGCGAGCAGGGTCAGCCAGGGATTGGAACGCCTGCCCAGGGGCGGCTTCGCCGGCTGCGGGGAGGATGCGGGCAGGGCGGAGTGATCCACGGTGGTGGACGGCATGGGTGTGCCTTGTCTGTCGGGTGTGCCGGTAAACGTGTGCCGGGAGTGCTTGAAGGCGCCTGAGCGCGCCGGGAGGCGCCGGAGTGCCCGGAGATGCCGCGGATGGCCCCGGAACGGCCGTTCTCGGGCACAGGAGGCTCCACGGGCGCGGGAAGACTCCACGGGCGCGCACGGCGGCGGATGCGGTCGTACGGCGCGTGGTCGTCGTGTCCCCCTCGGCGGGGGAGCGGGGCCTACTCGGCGGCGTGCGCGGGGCGCAGGCTGCGCGTGAGCGCCGTCAGCGCGCCGACGGCCGAGCCGAGCGCGCCTGTCTCGCCATCGGTGAGGGACTGGAGGGCATCGGCGATGTGCGCGCGCTCCAGTCGCTGGACCTCGGTCAGCTCGCGCCGGGCCCTGGCAGTCAGGTGCAGGTGGGCGATCCGCTTGTCACCGGTGTCCTGGCGGCGCTCCAGCAGTCCCTCTCCGGTGAGCTGGGAGATCAGGGCGCTGACGTTGTTCGGCCGCATCAGCAGGGCGTCGGCGGCCTC
Coding sequences within it:
- a CDS encoding MarR family winged helix-turn-helix transcriptional regulator; its protein translation is MPDSRASAQDLDRVAAALAECLPALNRALDRRVAQDFQRPRPPEGQLALLRFVAQREGVTVREAADALLMRPNNVSALISQLTGEGLLERRQDTGDKRIAHLHLTARARRELTEVQRLERAHIADALQSLTDGETGALGSAVGALTALTRSLRPAHAAE